The genomic stretch GAAGACATCCAATATAGTCTGCCCCAAAAGAATCTTACCAAGCGATGGCTTAGGGAAATCGCCAAAAAGGAAGGGTTCAAGATAAGAGATCTAAACTATATTTTCTGTACAGACGAATACCTTTACCAAATAAACGTAGATTATCTAAACCACGACACTTATACAGACATCATCACCTTTGACAATTCCGAGGAAGAAGCTATACTCGAAGGGGACATTTTCGTAAGCATTGAACGTATATTTGACAATGCCAAAACACAAAAAC from Echinicola soli encodes the following:
- the ybeY gene encoding rRNA maturation RNase YbeY, yielding MAINFFQEDIQYSLPQKNLTKRWLREIAKKEGFKIRDLNYIFCTDEYLYQINVDYLNHDTYTDIITFDNSEEEAILEGDIFVSIERIFDNAKTQKQDIYKETIRVISHGLLHLCGYKDKTKEEASLMRSKEDEGIKHFFELKENA